A stretch of DNA from Candidatus Nomurabacteria bacterium:
AGAATCAAGTAGTTGGTGTTATTTTAAAATCTGATAGTAAGATAGCTAGATGGGTCAGGGTTCTTCCGGCTAATCATCCGGCAGGTAGAAACATAAGATAAGTTTGAAACAATTTTTAGATACTTCACGTAGTAGTAAGTAGGAGGAATATCGAGAAAGCGAAGTCTAAAGAAAGTTTCTATAAAAACATCAAAAAGAACTATATTTTTATTAAATTTCTCTTTTTGTATTAACAATTTAACTTTCAACAATTTAGTCGTATTTTCTCATATTCTTTCTATTTAGTTTTCGAAATAATTTAGTTATTAATTTTAATAAGTCAAATAGGAGGATGAGCAAGCAAATTTAGCGGGCTTATATTAATAATGAAAAAATAAGTAAAAAGCCAGTATGGCGGTTATGGGCTTCGCAACTTTAGGGATTTTAGGTGTAGCTGGCTTGGCTGTAAGTGCTACTTCTCCATCTTCAGGTAGTGGAGATAATCTCGCAGCAAGACTCGCCACTAAGTTTGGTTTAAATAAAGAAGATGTATCTAAAGAAATAGATTCATTTAGATCAGAAGAGCGGGGTAAGCGAGAATCAGAAGTGCAGGCTAGAATAGAAGCTTCTTTACAGAAAAAGGTTGATGATGGCACTATAACGGCTGAGCAAAAAACTGCCATAGAAGTTAAGCTTAAGGAGGTCCATCAGGCTAGAGAGTCAGAACACCAAGCTAATATGAATTCTGGTAAAAAACTCTCTCGTGAAGAAATGAAGTTAAAAATGGATGCTAATAAGAATGAGATGGATGCATGGCTTAAAGAACAAGGTATTAATATAGACCTTAAGGACGTACTCCCAGCTCATGATAAAGGCCATCACATTAGTAATGAAAATAAAGTAAAGGAGGATGATAACTAAAAATAAATTAAAAATAGCCCCTCTATATTTTTTGCCTAGAATTTTCTAGGGCCTTTTTATGTTATATAAACATTAGCTCTATCTGTTATAATTGTACGTATGTTTTGGGTGGATCTCTTAGGATGGTGGTATGGTGCTGGACTTAAAGATTTGAGCATTAAGTTTAACGCTTTATTTTCTTCTACATCAGATTTTTTTAGTATAAGTTTACTGGCTAAGAATCTATTTCAGCCTTACAGGCAAACTTTAACAGTAAGTAACTATAAAAGAACTTTCGGAGAAAAAATTACTGATGCTTTAGTTTCTAGGACTATAGGCTTTTAGTGAGGTTTTTCTTGATCTTATTTGGTGGAGTAGTTTTAGCACTAGAAATATTTGCAATGGGTCTAACATATATCTTATGGCCATTTATACCGCTTTTACCAGTAATTTTAGTTGGCTTATCAATATTAAACTTTGGGTTTTAAGATATGGATTTTAACTTAAACTTAAATAATAAAAGAGCTAGAGAAGCTAGGAGGTCTAATCTCTTAAAAGAAGCTTGGATGAGAGCTCTATTTACTCTACTGGCTTTCTTTTTTGTTTTTGGCAGGTTACTTTTTAACTTCACTTTCTAGCAGTCTAGGTTTTTTATTTATAATCCCATCAATAATTTGGTTAATGATATGGCTTTATTACACATTATGCCTAAAAGAGATAAAAGCTATTAAAGATCCTAAAGAAATCGCGGATTTATTAGAGCAAGATTTACTATCAAACTTACATGGTAATGATCTCGGCTCTCTTTGAGTGCTTTAGAAAAAGTTTTGGCGGCAGATTCTTGTCTACAAGATTTTCTATAAGTCCAAAGACAATCGGAATAATGCTTGAGGCTAAAAATCCAGAGGATATTAGTATTTCTTCAGTTCTTGAAAAGGCATACAATATTTCTCAAACATCAAAATACAATTTATCAACAGGAGGATTAGTCAGAAGCATTTATATAGCTTTAGTTCTGCTTGATGAGGTGGATGTTAATACTCGAAGTCAGGTTTTGGGTAGTATTGGCTTAGACGATACAGATTTGCCTCATGCGATTGAATGGTTTGACCATTTTGAAAGTTTAATCCAAAAGAGTAAGAAAAAGAATAAAACTGGAGGGATAGGACGAGATTTAAGTTTTGGCTATACACCTCTGCTTTCTAGTTTTGCGAGCAATATAAGTGATAGCATTGGCCGAAGTGGAAATATTTATAGAGAACTTGAAGGTAATCGCCAAGCTCTTGAGCAAATGATGCATGTTTTAAGTGCGGCTTCAAGATTAAATGCTGGGCTTGTCGGAAAAGTTGGAATAGGAAAGACTAATTTAGTATGGAATCTTGCTGAGAAATTACTATATCCAGATTCATCTGTTCCACAGAACTTAAGATATAAACAAATCTTTAAGATTGAAGCTAGTACTCTAATAGCTAATACTAAGGGTTCTGGAAGTTTAGAGGACCTACTAATTAGAATATTTAATGAGGCTTTTAGAGCTAAAAATGTCATTTTATTTTTGGATGATGCAGAATTATTTTTAGAAAATGGTGCTGGAAAAATTGATTTAAGTGGAGTTTTGTCTCAAGTTCTAGAAGCTGGCGGAAATCAATTGATTTTAGCAATGAGCGATCAGGCATGGCTTAGATTGAGTAACTCTAATCCCTCGTTAGCTGGATTAATAAATAGAATTAATTTGTCCGAGGTTAGTTCAGAAGAAGCTATGCATGTCGCTCAAGATCAAGTTCTTATTTTAGAAGGAAAACTCAAGGTTAGATTCTTATATCAGACAATAAAACGGGCTGTAGATCTTGCAGAAAGGTTTATACAGGACGAAGCTAGTCCTGGTAAGGTCATTAAGCTTTTAGAGTATGGTACAAGTTATGCTGTAGATGGTTGGGTTATGCCGGAATCTATTGAGCAAGCTGTTGAAAAAAACTATGGAGTTAAGGTCCAGACTGCTTCTAGTGTCGGTCAAGCTGAAACTGATAAGTTATTGAATCTTGAAGATTTAATTCATCAGAGAATGATCAATCAGTCTCGAGCCGTAAAAGTTGTCAGTGATGCGCTGAGACGTTCACGAGCAGGAGTGAGAAACACTAAAAAGCCGGTCGGGACTTTCTTGTTTATAGGTCCAACAGGCGTTGGTAAAACGGAGCTTGCCAAAAGTTTAGCTGCCACTTATTTTGGCGGGGAAGATGATTTGGTCAGGATTGATATGAACGAGTTTAGTCAGCCAAATGATGTATCTCGCTTATTAGCTCCAGCTTCTGCGAATCCTAATAGTTTAACAGCCCAAATTTCTAAAAAACCATTTAGCGTTGTTTTACTGGATGAACTCGAAAAAGCTCACCCAAATGTTTTGAACTTACTACTTCAAATGCTAGATGAGGGTATTCTACGTGATTCTGCAAATAAGCAAGTCAGCTTTAGGGAGGCTATTATTATCGCTACCAGTAACGCTGGAGCTGAGTATATTAACGACTTCATGCAAAAAAATGGTACTGATTTAGCCTCTATGAAGAGCCTAGAGGATAGTTTGTTAAAAGAGCTTATTAATCAAGGTATATTTAAGCCAGAGTTTGTGAATAGGTTTGACGAAGTTGCTACATTTAGAAGTTTGAGCGAAGATGAGCTGGTAGAAGTTGTTAAACTTATTATGATAAGTGTTAATAAGTCTTTAGCTAATCAAAAGCTGCAAGTCTCTCTTGAGGAAGGGGCTGCAGAACTTCTAGTCAAAGAAGGTAATGATCCCCTACTTGGCGCAAGGCCAATGAGAAGAATTGTCCAAAGAACCGTTGAGAATATTGTCGCGGAAAGAATTTTGCGAGGTGAAGCGAGACCGGGAGTTGTCATACAGTTAAGTGCCAATGATATTAAAGATCATTTAAGTTAAATAATTTCTTGAAATAAATATACAACCTCTGTTATACTTATATTCCTACTGTAAAATTTTAAGATTTTTTAATTTAAGAAAGATGACTGGTATTAATACTGGAGAGGCAGGTTGTCCTCGACAAGAATTTGCTGACAAAGCCCTGGAACGAATAAGTCGTGTTGGTTCTGAATCTGACATAGCAGAAGTACGAGCATCATATTTATATTCTATGGAAGAATGTGGCAGGCTATGTATGGCAAGAGGTATATGTCTTGCGATAAATCAAGGCAGTGATGTTGAGGTTGAATTAATACGCGGACATGTAGATGTTTTTAAAACTGGTTCAACAATTCTGTCAGACCATATTGATTTGCATGATGGAGACACATACACTGCCCCACACCCAATAATAGCCGCAGTAAATGATTAACAATAAATATGAATGATTTAATTAAAGAAGACCCTTATTTTGGGGAGTGTGGCGAAATAATAGACAGAGCGATTGAGGTCTTAGGTTCTAATGTTCCTAAATTACATCTTGAGCTAATTGGGGAATCTCTACACAACTTTTGTAAGCGAGATTGTTCGTCGTGCCCCATTGATATGGCTAGAAGGAATATTAAAGTTACAATGGATAGGTCGGGATCTACGGCTTTAGCTGCAATTGATGCTCTTGATGCATTAGCCTATAGATTCTCTAATTTATAAATAGATTTAGCTATATTGACCAAGCATCATAATATCTTGCCAGACTTGTTTGATTAGTTTTTTAAATTCTTCGTATTCTGATTCTTTATAATTTAAGCTTACTGTTTTGACTTCGTTATCGCTGGCGTTTATGTAAACTAGCTCTGCTCCTATAGGCTTAATATTTTTAGGCAGACGTTCTGGGGCTAGGTCAAGTAGTAATTTGTATAGATAGAGTTGGTTCTTGTATTTTTCTTCAATTCTATCTTTAGATTTACCTGTTTTGTAGTCTCTGATTACTGCTGTTTGCTCATCCCTGTTGATAATTACTGCATCTAATTTTCCACTTAGTCTTACTTCATCGAAATTTACTTTTATATCTACTTCGCTCAAGGCTTCTGATTTTGTTAGATCGTTAAGTTTAGTAAGATGTCTATTTATGGTAAATTCAGCGAGTGAGTTTAGTTTATCTTTGGTTTCTTCATCAAGTGAGCACTTCTCTACTTCTTTTCTGTAAATCTTAATCAAATCTTCTAAACTTAAAAATTTATTGTTAGGTCTTGCTAGGTGCATTTTTTCGAAGACTTTGTGCATAGCGGATCCATGTACTGCGCTTTCGCTCATAGCTTGAGGGAATCTGAGCAGGTGTCGTTGGATGAATTCTTCTCTTCCTCCGTATTCTTCGTCTAACCAAGTTGTTAAGTGTGTTGCACTTAATCTATATTTCTCTAAAATCGGCTGCAGAATTTCAGCTAGAATTTGTGTGGTCTCATCTTTAGGTTCTACATTAAAGAGTTTTTGTTGATAGCTTTCGGCGGACTCTTCAGCACTCATTAGATCTTCGGAGTAATCTATAAGTTTAACAAAACTCTCTGATTTGAGTGGCTCTAAGTATCTGAGTGCTACTTTACTCTTGCCTTTTTCGTCAAATTTATAGAGTGTATGAACTAATCTATCCTTGGCTCTAGTTTGGGCCACGTAAAATAATCTTGTGCGGTCATCTGATGTATCCTTGTGGCTCGCAAAGTTGGCTGTAAGTTTAAGCGTGTCTGTACGGCTTCTGGCAGATTCGCTCCAGACATCTTCTTGGCAGTGGATTAGATAGACTTGATCGAACTCTAAGCCTTTTGAGCCGTAAGCTGTAAGTAATTTAACACCGCTAGGCTTTATATGTAGTCCGCGTCTGGCAAGACGTATTCCACCATGTTCTTGGCAGAGCTCAACGTATTTTATAAGATCATTAAGCTTAGATTTGGACTGATCTGAGTAGTAACTTCTTAAATGATCTCGTAAAGAGGAAAGACTACTTAAAAAGTTGGCGTAGTGAGCAGGCTTGGTTTCTAACTTTTCTTTAGAAAAGTAGAAATCTTTAAATGGAGATTTAATATTAATGTTTTGGTTATCTTCAGATTCATCTGGTTCGTTTGCTCCAATAAGTTTGTCGAGCATTTGCTCTAGACTTAAGTTTAGACTTAAAGTTCCCCAATTAATCAACAGGTTGTAGATTTGCTTACCTTTTTCTCCAAGAGCCCCGTCGTTGAGGTAGTCTAGCCAATGTTTTCTATCTTTACTTTTAGCTGCGTAAGATGCTAAGCGATAAATTGAGCCGTTTTCTAATTGCCAGTAAGGGCTGCTTAAGACATGGGCTAATAAGCTGTTAGAATGGGTTAACTCCCCTACTCCGATATTTAAAACTAATTTACTTAAATCTACTAATTCTAATATTATTTCGTCTTCTAAAATGTTACTCGAAGTCTCGTAGAAAACTGAAACGTTATGAGCAATAAGTTCTCTAGCTAGTTCTTGCAGGTATTTGTGTTTCGGAGCTAGAACAGCTATGTCTTCTGCTCTTGTTCCTGATTTGATTTGCTTCTTGATATCTTTACAAATCCAGCTAAGCTCACTATTTGAGTCTGTAAAAGTTGCGATCGAAACTTCTTTATTCTCTGAATCTGAATTACTACTAAGTTCTTTTACATAAGTGCCTGCCGGTCTTTCTTCAATTTGTTGTGATGTTTTTAGACTTGCACTAAGGATATCTGAGTTAGAGCGGTAGTTTTCATCCAAGGTTATAATCTCTGTTTCAGGGTAGAGACTTAGAAAACTTTGGAAGTTAGAAACGGATGCTCCTTGAAAGGCATAAATAGCTTGGTCATCATCACCAACTACCATAATGTTTGGTCTGTTAAAATTGGTCGGGTTGTCTCCTAATAACTTAACAATTTCAAGTTGTGAGAAGCTTGTATCTTGGAACTCATCTACCAAGATGTGTTGCCACTGCTCTTGGATATTAAGCTTAAGGTCTTCGTTACTTTTTATAGTATTAATTAAGTTTAGGACCATATCATCAAACTCGATCTTCTCAAATTTTTGGAGAGCCTGTTCATATTGCTCATAGATATATGCGACTTCCTCTAGATTCTGATTGTATTTAGCATCCTTAAAGCGCCATTTGTTATTTAAATCTTTTTCGAAATAAAAGTTTTTAAAGGCAGTTATTGGAGTTGTTTTGCTAGTTTCAAAACTTTCTGTTAGAGCAGAAGTTAGTTCTTTTAGGATGATAGACTTTAAACTTGGGACTAGTTCTTCATTCTCATGGTCTAATTGTTTTGTTTGTAAGTAATCTACAAGAGATTTTATGAGCTTATTTGTTTCTTCTTTCCCTCTTGGTATCTCAGGTGGGAATAAGTTTAGTAAATCTTTTAAGTCTTCGAGATCTGCTTTGTTGTTATTGGCAATGTTTTTTGCATGCTGAGGCTTTAAGCCGGCTTTTTTAAGCTCTAATATTTTTGAGGTTAGCTCACTAATTCTGTTTTCTCGAGCAAAACTTCTGTGAGCAAGCTTAAAATTAAGTGGTAAATTACTTAAAATATCTTCTAGGATTTGATAACTTGTAAGATCGTCAATCGGTTGAAAGCCTCGAGTATCTAAAAAGTAATCAGGAAAGTGACGCATAACCTCTAAAGCAAAACTATGAAAGGTATGCACTGAGACTTGATATCCGCTTGCTCCGATGGTATCGGCAAGTCTTTGTTTCATGGAGGATACTCCGGCCTCTGTATACGTCAGACATAAGATACTGCCTGGGTTAACATCAGTTAAGCTTAAGATATTTGCCACTCTACTTGAAAGAAGTTGAGTCTTCCCTGTTCCTGGACCTGCAAGGACTAAAACTGGACCTTCGATGGTATCAACTGCTCTTTGCTGTTTTTGGTTAAGTTTAATCTCTCTCATTAAGTACAATTATAAACCTTTTAAACACGTAATAATAATTGACTTTGATAGCCGAATATTTTACAATTGTATATATTATGAAAAGAAAAGGAAATAATCAAAAACATAATTGTTTATCTAGAAAAGCGTCGTTTGTTGCGGCCGGTGTCTCTATATTATTAGGTACATTTGGATGTTCCGCAGGTTACGATGAAAGCACTCCTCAAAAGGGTCCAGGCTACGCCTCAGCATCTCTTCTTACTGCTGAGCAAAGACGTGAAGATATGGGTAAAGAATATGTTGAGTTCCCTAAAGATTCAAGAGTTGAGGATATTAATACTCAAGAGGTAGCTAGATACTGTACTGAATTAGACATGATTGTTTATGGGATCTATGGAACGATAGTATGTGCTTTTGAGCCGTTATCTCCTTACCCAATAGGTACTGATATAACTCTAGAAGCAGCTCAAGAGAGGAAAAACTATGCTATTCAATTTTGTATAGACGTGAACGGTAGAATAACAAAAGTTGCTCCCGATGAAGATCAAACTGGGCTTAGAGACCTAGTTCTTGCTTGTGAGTTTGAGAGGCAGAATTAGCCCAGTTCTTTTTTTGTAATTCTGGTAATCTTTATCACTTCCCCATTTACTCTCTGCACTTTTTTCTAATTTTGGGACTCCGCTTATAAATCTGATCATTAAAAAAATAAAAAGTGGGCTTAAGAATCCTATAATTGCTTGAGTTGAGCTTAGTGCTGGTAGTGTCGAGACCCAAATTCCAAACCAAACTGTGATTTCTCCTAAGTAGTTTGGATGACGAGATCTACTCCATAGTCCAGTGTCAATAAATTTGCCCTTATTGTTTTTGTTTTGTGAGAATCTGAATAATTGGATATCTGCAAAGGCCTCTATTAGTAGGCCTTTGGCAAAGATTAAAAGTCCTAAAATCGTTACTATATTTAAGCCGATTTTGGGACTATCGTTTAGGTATATAAACTGCAACGCTGCAATAGAAACCACCCAAGCAGTTAAGCCTTGGAAGAACCAGAAAATAAAAAACTTTTTGAAGTCTTCTCTTACCCCATCGAAACGCTTATCTCTTCCCCATGCTCTTATTCTGATTAGTAGATATGAGGCTAGGCGAATTGCCCATAAAGTTATGGCCACAATTATTAAAATGTTGGGTAAATTAAAATTACCAGATTTAAATAATCCAAATAAATTTACAGATACAAAACTTAGGGCGTAAGAAAAATCAGTTAATTTATCAGTTTTTAATCTAAAAGCTACTAAAAAACCGATTATGTTTATAGCTAAGGAAATTATAAGTGTGGTTATAAGAAACTCTAACATGTAATTTAAGTTTAGCATGTTAGAATTTAAATTACATATGGATACTAAGACTAATCAGATTTTATTTATTGATGTTAGAGGTGAGTCAGAATATAAACTTAGCCACTTTCTGGGAGCAGTAAATATTAGTGTAGGGCAGATATCTGAAGATAACCCCAAAATATCGAGTTTAGACAAAAATGCAAAAATTGTTGTTTATTGTGTGGCTGGAGGTCGGGCTCAACAAGCTAAGCTTAAGTTAGAGAAGTTGGGATTTACTAATGTAGAAAATGGGATTAATCAGCAAGAAGTTACTGAAAGATACTTACTTTAATCTAAGTAATCTTTTAACTATATTTTTTGGTTTGTCTTGTTTTTCGAACTCTTTTTCAATTGAATCCTCTACAGAATGTACAATGTGCTCCTCGTAACTCTTAAGAGTTCTTTTTGCCACTCTGCTCTTTAAGATGTTATTTATAAATGCTCCAAAGATTGCTATGCCAAAGATTAGATAAAACATTGTAAATATTTTGCCGCCATCTGTAACTGGCGAGACGTCTCCGTAGCCTACAGTGGTTAAGCTAACCACCGAAAAATAGATAGAGTCTAGCCATCTCCAGTCTTCAAAAAGATGGTAAAAGTAACTGCCAGCAATAATATAAACTATGCTTACTGCAAGAATTATCCTAAACTGTTTAATTAGTCTTTTAAGCTTAACCTGGGCTTTTTTACTAACACTCATTACTTATTAATAGTACCATGATTTTAGTCATGGATATTACTTTTATAATCGACTTTTTCTGTAAGGTATTCTAGCACTGTTTGGAAGTAATTGTCTGTACTGTGGTTGGTCTTATCGTTAATTAATTCGTCTAGTTTAATGGGTTTGTACTTTGAGTGCTCCCAGCTAAGCTTAATGTTAGTAAAGTTTTGTACTCTTGCTTCAGTAATGTAGTATATCTTTTTCATGTCCGGGTCATGTACTGGTCTTTTATATACGATATTGATTTTATCCGGATCTATTTTAATTCCGACTTCTTCTTTAATTTCTCTAGATACGGCGAATGTAATTTCTTCGTCCTCTTCTACTGCACCACCGGGTAAATCTCCTTCGTTTGGCCACTTGGGATGTGTGTCGCTTCTAAAGAGTAATAGAATATTACCTTCTGAATCGAAAATCAGGCACTTAGCAACTTGTTTCATTTGCTTTTAATTTTAGCAGGTTATCTGGTGTAGGTTCTGGCGTTTGTGGTGAAGGCTGAGACTTGGTTTGGGGTCTTGCCGGCAAATACCTCTAATTTAAGTTTCTCTCCACCATCTAGTTGTACAAGTATAGTTCCAGCTGTTGATCCTTCTTTTGAAAGCTTAATACCTTTAACTAAGCCTGATTCTACCCAAGGCTGTCCATTAGGGGCCATGTAAGATCTTTTTGTAAGTTCATACTTAACTAATCCGCTTGATGGAGTCACTTCCTCTGGTTTTGGTCCAGACTTAACTGTAAATTGATCTGCCTTGCCGGTCCAGTTTCCGATGGATATGACTGTTGAATCTGCGTCAATGTAATCTGGAGCTATTGATAGGTGTCCATCCCAGTATCGTTCCATATTTACTCCTTCGTATCCATTTGTGCCTTCTTGGAACCAGTTTCCGACTAATTTTCCGGCTTGATCGTAATCAATCTTTCCTCCATATGGCTCTGTTGAGCGGAGTGACTTTACAATGACTTTATCTTTTAAATCTCCCGTGAATAAGTTGGTTGGGTCAATAGTATGGATCTTCCATGATTCTCTTTGGTAAAGACTTGGAGTTATAAAACCACTTAGCTCTTTGCTAGTATCAAGCATGGTCCAATCAACTGGGTTGCCACCGATCTTTCCGAT
This window harbors:
- a CDS encoding rhodanese-like domain-containing protein, which gives rise to MLEFKLHMDTKTNQILFIDVRGESEYKLSHFLGAVNISVGQISEDNPKISSLDKNAKIVVYCVAGGRAQQAKLKLEKLGFTNVENGINQQEVTERYLL
- a CDS encoding NUDIX hydrolase, which translates into the protein MKQVAKCLIFDSEGNILLLFRSDTHPKWPNEGDLPGGAVEEDEEITFAVSREIKEEVGIKIDPDKINIVYKRPVHDPDMKKIYYITEARVQNFTNIKLSWEHSKYKPIKLDELINDKTNHSTDNYFQTVLEYLTEKVDYKSNIHD
- a CDS encoding ATP-dependent helicase — translated: MREIKLNQKQQRAVDTIEGPVLVLAGPGTGKTQLLSSRVANILSLTDVNPGSILCLTYTEAGVSSMKQRLADTIGASGYQVSVHTFHSFALEVMRHFPDYFLDTRGFQPIDDLTSYQILEDILSNLPLNFKLAHRSFARENRISELTSKILELKKAGLKPQHAKNIANNNKADLEDLKDLLNLFPPEIPRGKEETNKLIKSLVDYLQTKQLDHENEELVPSLKSIILKELTSALTESFETSKTTPITAFKNFYFEKDLNNKWRFKDAKYNQNLEEVAYIYEQYEQALQKFEKIEFDDMVLNLINTIKSNEDLKLNIQEQWQHILVDEFQDTSFSQLEIVKLLGDNPTNFNRPNIMVVGDDDQAIYAFQGASVSNFQSFLSLYPETEIITLDENYRSNSDILSASLKTSQQIEERPAGTYVKELSSNSDSENKEVSIATFTDSNSELSWICKDIKKQIKSGTRAEDIAVLAPKHKYLQELARELIAHNVSVFYETSSNILEDEIILELVDLSKLVLNIGVGELTHSNSLLAHVLSSPYWQLENGSIYRLASYAAKSKDRKHWLDYLNDGALGEKGKQIYNLLINWGTLSLNLSLEQMLDKLIGANEPDESEDNQNINIKSPFKDFYFSKEKLETKPAHYANFLSSLSSLRDHLRSYYSDQSKSKLNDLIKYVELCQEHGGIRLARRGLHIKPSGVKLLTAYGSKGLEFDQVYLIHCQEDVWSESARSRTDTLKLTANFASHKDTSDDRTRLFYVAQTRAKDRLVHTLYKFDEKGKSKVALRYLEPLKSESFVKLIDYSEDLMSAEESAESYQQKLFNVEPKDETTQILAEILQPILEKYRLSATHLTTWLDEEYGGREEFIQRHLLRFPQAMSESAVHGSAMHKVFEKMHLARPNNKFLSLEDLIKIYRKEVEKCSLDEETKDKLNSLAEFTINRHLTKLNDLTKSEALSEVDIKVNFDEVRLSGKLDAVIINRDEQTAVIRDYKTGKSKDRIEEKYKNQLYLYKLLLDLAPERLPKNIKPIGAELVYINASDNEVKTVSLNYKESEYEEFKKLIKQVWQDIMMLGQYS
- a CDS encoding two pore domain potassium channel family protein is translated as MSVSKKAQVKLKRLIKQFRIILAVSIVYIIAGSYFYHLFEDWRWLDSIYFSVVSLTTVGYGDVSPVTDGGKIFTMFYLIFGIAIFGAFINNILKSRVAKRTLKSYEEHIVHSVEDSIEKEFEKQDKPKNIVKRLLRLK
- a CDS encoding ATP-dependent Clp protease ATP-binding subunit → MISALFECFRKSFGGRFLSTRFSISPKTIGIMLEAKNPEDISISSVLEKAYNISQTSKYNLSTGGLVRSIYIALVLLDEVDVNTRSQVLGSIGLDDTDLPHAIEWFDHFESLIQKSKKKNKTGGIGRDLSFGYTPLLSSFASNISDSIGRSGNIYRELEGNRQALEQMMHVLSAASRLNAGLVGKVGIGKTNLVWNLAEKLLYPDSSVPQNLRYKQIFKIEASTLIANTKGSGSLEDLLIRIFNEAFRAKNVILFLDDAELFLENGAGKIDLSGVLSQVLEAGGNQLILAMSDQAWLRLSNSNPSLAGLINRINLSEVSSEEAMHVAQDQVLILEGKLKVRFLYQTIKRAVDLAERFIQDEASPGKVIKLLEYGTSYAVDGWVMPESIEQAVEKNYGVKVQTASSVGQAETDKLLNLEDLIHQRMINQSRAVKVVSDALRRSRAGVRNTKKPVGTFLFIGPTGVGKTELAKSLAATYFGGEDDLVRIDMNEFSQPNDVSRLLAPASANPNSLTAQISKKPFSVVLLDELEKAHPNVLNLLLQMLDEGILRDSANKQVSFREAIIIATSNAGAEYINDFMQKNGTDLASMKSLEDSLLKELINQGIFKPEFVNRFDEVATFRSLSEDELVEVVKLIMISVNKSLANQKLQVSLEEGAAELLVKEGNDPLLGARPMRRIVQRTVENIVAERILRGEARPGVVIQLSANDIKDHLS
- a CDS encoding DUF1295 domain-containing protein translates to MLEFLITTLIISLAINIIGFLVAFRLKTDKLTDFSYALSFVSVNLFGLFKSGNFNLPNILIIVAITLWAIRLASYLLIRIRAWGRDKRFDGVREDFKKFFIFWFFQGLTAWVVSIAALQFIYLNDSPKIGLNIVTILGLLIFAKGLLIEAFADIQLFRFSQNKNNKGKFIDTGLWSRSRHPNYLGEITVWFGIWVSTLPALSSTQAIIGFLSPLFIFLMIRFISGVPKLEKSAESKWGSDKDYQNYKKRTGLILPLKLTSKN